Proteins encoded within one genomic window of Flavobacterium sp. NG2:
- a CDS encoding serine hydrolase domain-containing protein, whose product MTSIKKTNIPQLLLLLFLLTSCKQKNDTDSILSDNTETNKSFVLKEGPKLSSEYINSKKNAINHFYNKNWPNNSLNGGFLVAKNGQIIFEKYEGYSNYKTKSEMTSSSALHIASVSKVMTATAILKLIDEKKLTLDQKVTTLLKGFPYPDVTVKTLLNHRSGIRNYSYFTDKKEIWDRHKMLSNQEMLNLMISKKINLEFRTDSRFSYCNTNYAMLALIIEKVTATSYKEAMKNIIFKPLGMTDTYVFDFDKDKQTANPSYRGNFSLYYWDYLDAIYGDKNIYSTPRDLLKFDMGRNDPNFFNPKLLQQAFIPYSNEHKGQNNYGLGIRMINWETGQNLYFHNGWWHGNTSAYITLPEEKVTIIALSNKFNRMTYKVRNLAALFGDYPFKLDDNGKEE is encoded by the coding sequence ATGACATCTATAAAAAAAACAAATATACCACAATTACTTTTGCTCCTTTTCCTTTTAACTTCTTGTAAGCAAAAGAATGATACCGATTCTATCTTATCCGATAACACCGAAACAAATAAAAGTTTCGTATTAAAGGAAGGCCCTAAACTATCCTCAGAATATATTAATTCGAAAAAAAATGCCATCAATCATTTTTACAATAAAAATTGGCCAAACAACAGTCTAAATGGCGGTTTTTTAGTAGCCAAAAACGGGCAAATTATTTTCGAAAAATATGAAGGGTATAGTAATTATAAAACCAAGTCAGAAATGACTAGCAGCAGTGCCTTGCATATTGCTTCAGTTTCAAAAGTGATGACTGCTACTGCAATTTTAAAATTAATTGACGAAAAAAAATTAACCTTAGATCAAAAAGTTACAACACTTTTAAAAGGTTTCCCTTATCCAGATGTAACCGTTAAAACGCTGTTGAATCACCGTAGCGGCATCAGAAACTACTCTTATTTTACAGATAAAAAAGAAATCTGGGATCGCCATAAAATGCTAAGCAATCAAGAGATGCTCAACCTAATGATTAGTAAGAAAATCAATCTTGAATTTCGTACTGACAGTCGATTTAGCTATTGCAATACCAATTATGCAATGCTAGCTTTAATTATTGAAAAAGTAACCGCTACGTCCTATAAAGAAGCCATGAAAAACATCATTTTCAAACCACTAGGCATGACTGACACCTATGTTTTTGATTTTGATAAGGACAAACAAACAGCGAATCCTTCTTATAGAGGAAACTTTTCATTGTACTACTGGGATTATTTGGATGCCATTTATGGTGACAAAAACATCTATTCAACACCTAGAGACTTGCTAAAATTTGACATGGGACGTAATGACCCTAATTTTTTTAATCCTAAATTATTACAACAAGCCTTTATCCCATATAGTAACGAACACAAAGGGCAAAACAATTATGGTTTAGGAATCCGAATGATTAACTGGGAGACGGGACAAAATTTATATTTCCACAACGGATGGTGGCATGGAAATACTTCTGCTTATATCACCTTACCAGAAGAAAAAGTGACCATTATTGCGTTATCAAACAAATTCAACCGCATGACCTATAAAGTTAGAAATCTTGCGGCTTTATTTGGTGACTATCCGTTCAAACTAGATGACAACGGAAAAGAGGAATGA
- a CDS encoding NAD(P)-dependent oxidoreductase gives MKFGILRERKNPPDQRVVFSPQALVNLQNEYPDFSVKVERSDFRIFKDEEYHDAGISVVDDVSDCDVLMSVKEIPEDQLVPHKAYFFFSHTIKKQPHSRALLQAILKKNIDLYDHETIVDENNRRLIGFGKYAGYVGVYNSIRAFGVKFELFKLPKASTLNGKEELIRHLKRLVLPPLKIVVTGKGKVGKGAKEILDAIKIKEVSIDNYLTKKYTQSVYTQIGVLDYYKRKDNQEFDFENFINDKEAFESNFGRFTEVSDIYISGHFFDNNSPAILTREMLQSKDCQIKVVADISCDVNGPIASTLRSSTIEEPLYGYLPSENKEVDIYHPAAVVVMAVDNLPSELPRDASIGFGEMFKEHVIPAFFNGDKDGVLDRAQITKNGKLTPRFSYLQGYVDGK, from the coding sequence ATGAAATTTGGAATTTTAAGAGAAAGAAAAAATCCACCAGACCAGAGAGTTGTTTTTTCACCACAAGCATTGGTGAATTTGCAAAATGAATATCCAGACTTTTCAGTAAAAGTAGAGCGTTCAGATTTTAGAATATTTAAAGATGAGGAGTATCATGATGCTGGAATTAGTGTTGTTGATGATGTTAGCGATTGTGATGTTTTAATGAGTGTAAAGGAAATTCCAGAAGACCAATTAGTACCACATAAAGCTTACTTTTTTTTCTCGCACACGATTAAAAAGCAGCCACATAGTAGAGCGCTTCTTCAGGCAATTTTAAAAAAGAACATTGATTTATATGATCACGAAACCATTGTTGACGAAAACAATCGCCGATTAATAGGTTTTGGGAAATATGCTGGTTATGTTGGGGTTTATAATAGTATCCGTGCTTTTGGGGTAAAATTTGAATTGTTTAAACTACCGAAAGCCTCTACTTTAAACGGAAAAGAGGAACTTATTCGTCACTTAAAACGACTGGTGTTGCCTCCGCTAAAAATAGTGGTCACTGGGAAAGGTAAAGTAGGTAAGGGAGCAAAGGAAATTTTGGATGCTATAAAAATTAAAGAAGTGTCGATTGATAATTATTTAACTAAAAAATATACCCAATCTGTTTACACTCAAATTGGCGTCTTGGATTATTATAAAAGAAAGGATAATCAAGAATTTGATTTTGAAAATTTCATCAACGATAAAGAAGCTTTTGAATCTAATTTTGGTAGGTTTACGGAGGTTTCGGATATTTATATTTCGGGTCATTTTTTTGATAATAATTCGCCAGCCATCTTAACTCGTGAAATGTTACAATCTAAGGATTGCCAAATTAAAGTTGTTGCTGATATTTCATGTGATGTTAACGGACCTATAGCGTCTACATTGCGTTCTTCGACTATTGAAGAGCCTTTGTATGGGTATTTACCATCAGAAAATAAAGAAGTCGATATTTATCATCCAGCGGCTGTTGTAGTGATGGCGGTAGATAATTTACCAAGTGAATTACCAAGAGATGCTAGTATTGGTTTTGGAGAAATGTTTAAAGAACATGTTATTCCTGCCTTCTTTAACGGTGACAAGGACGGAGTTCTTGATAGAGCACAAATTACTAAAAACGGGAAATTAACGCCTAGATTCAGTTATTTGCAAGGTTATGTTGATGGTAAATAA
- a CDS encoding outer membrane beta-barrel family protein produces MKNNILNTILLLCLLTTQLWAQNKQVTISGLVKDTKANTTLPFANVVLKTAAQKTFVAGTITTETGRFKLVNITSGNYILEISSLGYATHEQELYVGNLSDYLDLKTIDLSENINSLNEVVVTSNSSEISNKMDKKTFEIADNIAQSGSSVLQAMQNLPSVTVQDGKVQLRGNDKVMVLIDGKQTGLTGFGSQSGLDNIPASAIEKIEIINNPSAKYDANGNAGIINIIYKKNKKEGFNGKVGLTSGLGALWVRKENLPTIRPQYTMTPKINPSVSLNYKKNKINAFFQGDYLYTETLNKNEFVTRYYDDGDIINSQLKRNRNTHFTTIKSGIDWNIDDQNTLTVSGLFGSEKIIDRGDQPFFNADFSERRRLWQFLEDELKTTVMATAAYQHKFKEPGRLLNVGFNYTFHREDEKYFYDNILVGSTGTDAFKLLSDEKVYDLNVDYIEPLKNGRIETGIKFRKRDIPTNMDFKPGQNSVIDANAGGPATYKELIPAVYGNYVFESLKWEAELGLRLEYVDLNYEVNPNHNTYKSDGYNYTQPFPNMRLAYKFNDDNKISLFFNRRVDRPNEVDIRIFPKYDDAEIIKVGNPMLKPQFTNSLELGYKLNWDKGSLYTALYHRFADGTITRISSTVPGSDIIYATFQNVNKSYNSGIEMVLSQEVSPLYSFNVNANAYRNQINAFTVENKYPSSHLFSADEQVIYSGNVKLNNTFHFTKTVDAQLTAIYLAPDVIPQGKMESRYSIDFGIKKSVQKGKGEFFLNATDLLNTMVPKKRIQGDGFYYTSNDYYETQVIRLGYNYKF; encoded by the coding sequence ATGAAAAATAACATTTTAAATACAATCCTCTTATTGTGCTTGCTAACAACTCAACTTTGGGCACAAAACAAGCAAGTAACTATTTCGGGATTAGTGAAAGATACTAAAGCCAATACTACGCTACCATTTGCTAATGTGGTACTGAAGACAGCTGCTCAAAAAACATTTGTTGCTGGAACGATTACGACCGAGACAGGGCGTTTTAAATTAGTAAATATTACATCTGGGAACTATATCCTTGAGATTTCTTCGTTAGGCTATGCAACACACGAGCAAGAGCTGTACGTGGGGAATTTATCGGATTACTTGGATTTAAAAACCATTGATCTAAGTGAGAACATCAATTCCTTGAATGAAGTTGTTGTAACCTCAAACAGCTCCGAAATTAGCAACAAAATGGATAAAAAAACTTTTGAAATAGCTGATAATATTGCGCAATCAGGAAGTTCCGTTTTACAAGCCATGCAAAACCTACCCAGTGTGACCGTTCAAGATGGAAAAGTGCAATTGAGAGGGAACGACAAAGTGATGGTCTTGATTGATGGTAAACAAACAGGTTTGACAGGTTTTGGTAGCCAAAGCGGTCTAGACAATATTCCAGCATCAGCCATTGAAAAAATTGAAATTATCAATAATCCATCAGCCAAATATGATGCGAATGGAAATGCGGGAATCATCAACATCATTTACAAAAAGAATAAAAAAGAAGGTTTCAATGGAAAAGTGGGGTTGACATCAGGACTGGGTGCGTTATGGGTTCGAAAAGAAAACTTGCCTACGATTCGTCCACAATATACGATGACACCAAAAATCAATCCTTCGGTTTCGTTGAATTATAAGAAAAACAAAATCAATGCTTTTTTTCAAGGGGATTATTTGTACACCGAAACTTTGAATAAAAATGAATTTGTAACCCGTTATTATGACGATGGCGACATTATTAATTCGCAATTAAAACGAAATCGCAATACGCATTTTACAACTATCAAATCAGGTATCGACTGGAATATTGACGACCAAAATACTTTGACAGTTTCAGGATTGTTTGGAAGCGAAAAAATCATTGACCGTGGCGACCAACCTTTTTTTAATGCTGATTTTTCAGAACGACGAAGATTATGGCAGTTTCTAGAAGATGAGTTGAAAACTACGGTTATGGCCACAGCTGCTTACCAACACAAATTCAAAGAACCTGGTAGGTTGCTGAACGTTGGTTTTAATTATACTTTTCATAGAGAAGACGAAAAGTATTTTTATGACAATATTCTAGTGGGGTCAACTGGAACGGATGCTTTCAAATTATTATCTGACGAAAAAGTCTATGATTTGAATGTGGATTATATCGAACCGTTGAAAAATGGGCGTATCGAAACGGGGATTAAATTCCGAAAACGCGATATTCCAACAAATATGGATTTCAAACCGGGACAAAACTCGGTTATTGATGCCAATGCTGGCGGACCTGCAACCTACAAAGAGTTGATTCCTGCGGTTTACGGAAACTATGTTTTTGAAAGCTTGAAATGGGAAGCTGAACTAGGATTGCGCTTGGAATATGTAGATTTGAATTATGAGGTAAATCCAAATCACAATACGTACAAAAGTGACGGATACAATTATACACAACCGTTCCCAAACATGAGACTGGCATATAAATTTAATGACGACAACAAAATATCGCTTTTCTTCAACCGAAGAGTTGACAGACCTAATGAAGTCGATATTCGAATTTTTCCTAAATACGATGATGCTGAAATTATCAAAGTTGGGAATCCAATGTTGAAGCCTCAGTTTACGAACTCTCTAGAACTTGGATACAAATTGAATTGGGATAAAGGAAGTTTGTACACAGCGCTTTACCACCGTTTTGCAGATGGAACGATTACTAGAATATCCAGCACCGTTCCTGGAAGCGACATCATCTATGCCACTTTTCAAAACGTAAATAAAAGCTATAACTCGGGAATCGAAATGGTTTTGTCGCAAGAAGTAAGTCCGCTCTACTCCTTTAATGTCAATGCTAATGCGTATCGCAACCAAATAAATGCTTTTACGGTAGAAAACAAATATCCAAGTTCCCATTTGTTTTCGGCGGATGAACAAGTTATTTATTCTGGAAATGTAAAACTGAATAATACTTTTCATTTTACCAAAACAGTAGATGCTCAGTTAACGGCTATTTATCTAGCTCCAGATGTCATACCGCAAGGAAAAATGGAATCCCGTTACTCGATTGACTTTGGTATCAAAAAATCTGTTCAAAAAGGAAAAGGAGAATTTTTCCTAAATGCAACCGACTTGCTAAATACCATGGTTCCTAAAAAACGAATTCAGGGAGATGGTTTTTATTATACCAGTAATGATTATTACGAAACTCAGGTTATTCGTTTAGGATACAATTATAAATTCTAA
- a CDS encoding phosphatase PAP2 family protein, translating into MRKNHYYLALLLIVVGANLYAQQLAQKDSLVVKEVKKTKFNYKQLILPVGLMSYGLIGIESDALKSINSEIKEEVNENIDKKITIDDFAQYAPALTVYALNNLGLQGKHNLRDRSIIVATSYLLLSATVLPLKTITKVERPDGSSNNSFPSGHTATAFAGAEFLWQEYKDVSIWYGISGYLVAAGTGAFRIYNDRHWFTDVAMGAGIGILSTKVAYWTFPYINKLLQKKNKNNSGMISPFYNGTQLGVGMILNVN; encoded by the coding sequence ATGCGGAAAAATCATTATTATCTCGCTTTACTACTTATTGTAGTAGGCGCAAACCTTTATGCGCAACAATTGGCTCAAAAAGACAGTCTTGTTGTAAAAGAAGTAAAAAAAACAAAATTTAACTACAAGCAATTAATCCTTCCTGTTGGTTTGATGTCTTATGGCCTCATAGGTATTGAAAGTGATGCCTTAAAATCCATTAATTCAGAAATTAAAGAAGAAGTCAACGAAAATATTGACAAGAAAATAACTATTGATGATTTTGCTCAATATGCGCCAGCCTTGACTGTTTATGCGTTAAACAATTTAGGCCTACAAGGGAAACATAATTTAAGAGATCGTTCTATTATAGTAGCGACTTCTTATTTGCTCCTTTCGGCGACAGTATTACCTTTGAAGACGATTACCAAAGTCGAACGACCTGATGGAAGTTCGAACAACTCTTTTCCTTCGGGGCATACAGCAACTGCTTTTGCGGGAGCTGAATTTTTATGGCAGGAATACAAAGATGTTTCGATTTGGTATGGCATTTCAGGTTATTTGGTCGCTGCAGGAACGGGTGCTTTCCGCATCTACAATGACCGCCACTGGTTTACGGACGTTGCTATGGGAGCTGGTATAGGGATTCTCTCTACCAAAGTAGCTTACTGGACGTTTCCTTACATTAATAAATTATTACAAAAGAAAAATAAAAACAATTCAGGAATGATTTCGCCATTTTACAATGGAACTCAATTAGGAGTTGGAATGATTCTGAATGTAAATTAA
- a CDS encoding DUF3037 domain-containing protein, translating to MTDNNYIYSILQYKHSEISGEAINIGVVLYWPETKQFFFEYSKNLTRIKNIYNLVSEKIIKEYLKIIQTRAAKLNETDILFWGKDINIDFFDFINKHLHIDDSSSLQFAYPVISLNYFDNPLIVLNNIINYNYINSEIKKEKKILKEPILLKKYNDTLIELGINKIHNIDLKFKKDFIIKNETGNQFKFDYAWQNGSLNLVKPISFDLNDQKTIAEKAYKNFGQFTDLKNEAIENNLRYDLILAKPQNKEFFKEYDHAIKLLENLDNVKLILEENIIDYSLYTYTQLTKQY from the coding sequence ATGACCGATAATAATTACATATATAGTATACTACAGTATAAGCATTCTGAAATTTCGGGAGAAGCTATCAACATTGGCGTAGTTTTATATTGGCCAGAAACTAAACAGTTTTTCTTTGAATATTCTAAAAACTTAACAAGAATAAAAAACATTTATAATCTAGTATCAGAAAAAATTATAAAAGAGTATTTAAAAATAATTCAAACTAGAGCTGCAAAATTAAATGAAACTGACATACTATTTTGGGGTAAAGACATAAATATAGACTTCTTTGACTTTATAAATAAACATTTACATATAGATGATAGTAGTTCTTTACAATTTGCATATCCTGTCATTTCTCTTAACTATTTTGATAATCCTTTAATAGTTTTAAATAATATTATTAATTATAATTACATTAATTCAGAAATTAAAAAAGAGAAAAAAATATTAAAAGAACCGATTCTTCTGAAAAAATATAATGACACTTTAATTGAGTTAGGAATTAATAAAATACATAATATTGATTTAAAATTTAAAAAAGATTTTATTATTAAGAATGAAACTGGTAATCAATTTAAATTTGATTATGCTTGGCAAAATGGAAGTCTGAATTTAGTAAAACCAATTAGTTTTGATTTAAATGATCAAAAAACTATTGCTGAAAAAGCTTATAAAAATTTTGGGCAATTTACAGATTTAAAAAATGAAGCAATTGAAAATAATTTACGTTATGATTTAATTTTGGCTAAACCTCAAAATAAAGAATTTTTCAAAGAATATGATCATGCAATAAAGTTACTTGAGAACCTTGACAATGTAAAATTAATACTTGAAGAAAACATTATAGATTATTCTCTATACACATACACTCAGTTAACAAAACAATATTAA
- a CDS encoding HipA family kinase, translated as MQILKLINIRGILKGGSTKPLLITALNKSNREVPYVMKTYKKENIEENYTIAKEILITELAKKFDLPVPEYGLIKVNNSQLSKFYTLEEINKLDNGYKFCTEYIEGTLIANNELNKKFLDNYDYSKLFAFDTLIMNSDRGGFNNKPNLLLTDGQMLLIDHEQSLPFYSSFNKSETNYFNLFNVFYCKNHVFWNSLKKLPEKDKVHIFEEFIEILRTINFDFLNPIFEEFDKNEIVHGDKEAIFSYLYWAKNNLLHVHRTLNQKLNDR; from the coding sequence ATGCAAATATTAAAATTAATAAACATACGAGGGATATTAAAAGGAGGAAGTACAAAACCTCTTTTAATTACAGCTTTAAACAAAAGCAACAGAGAAGTTCCTTACGTTATGAAAACATACAAAAAAGAAAACATTGAAGAAAACTATACTATAGCCAAAGAAATCCTAATAACTGAATTAGCCAAAAAATTTGATTTACCTGTACCTGAATATGGACTAATAAAAGTAAACAATTCTCAGTTAAGTAAATTCTATACTCTTGAGGAAATTAACAAACTAGATAATGGCTACAAATTTTGCACTGAATATATTGAAGGTACACTAATTGCCAATAACGAATTAAACAAAAAATTCCTTGATAATTATGATTATTCTAAGCTATTTGCTTTTGACACTTTAATTATGAACTCTGACAGAGGAGGTTTTAACAATAAGCCAAATTTATTACTAACTGATGGGCAAATGTTATTAATAGACCATGAACAAAGCTTGCCTTTCTATAGCTCATTTAATAAAAGTGAAACTAATTATTTCAATTTATTCAATGTGTTTTATTGTAAAAATCATGTTTTTTGGAATAGCTTGAAAAAGTTGCCAGAAAAAGATAAAGTGCATATATTTGAAGAGTTTATTGAAATATTAAGAACAATTAATTTTGATTTCCTTAATCCTATTTTCGAAGAATTTGACAAAAACGAGATAGTCCATGGGGATAAAGAGGCGATTTTTTCTTATCTTTATTGGGCAAAAAACAATTTATTACATGTACATAGGACATTAAACCAAAAATTAAATGACCGATAA